Sequence from the Microbacterium dextranolyticum genome:
GATCGGCGCCCCGTCGAGCGACGCCTTGAGGCGGCGGTTCTTCTCCTCGACCTGATCCTGCAGCAGCTGGGCGTACCGCTCGACGCGTTCGGCGAGCTGCGGGTCGGCGGATCCGAGGATCCGCGCCGCCAGTAGGCCGGCGTTCTTCGCGCCGTTGATCGAGACGGTCGCCACCGGGATGCCGGCCGGCATCTGAACGATGCTGAGCAGCGAGTCCATGCCGTCGAGGGTCGCGAGCTGCACCGGCACTCCGATCACGGGAAGAGCGGTGACCGAGGCGAGCATGCCGGGCAGGTGGGCCGCGCCGCCCGCCCCCGCGATGATCG
This genomic interval carries:
- the purE gene encoding 5-(carboxyamino)imidazole ribonucleotide mutase produces the protein MGSDSDWRVMSDASQVLTEFGIAHEVEVVSAHRTPDKLMTYGRQARARGLRAIIAGAGGAAHLPGMLASVTALPVIGVPVQLATLDGMDSLLSIVQMPAGIPVATVSINGAKNAGLLAARILGSADPQLAERVERYAQLLQDQVEEKNRRLKASLDGAPIGRDQDGRGIA